A part of Streptomyces sp. NBC_00557 genomic DNA contains:
- a CDS encoding poly-gamma-glutamate biosynthesis protein PgsC/CapC encodes MIPSVLTPEIAAIGIGLGLMFSLMCYLTTNLSPGGMITPGWLALTLIEDLQRAALVVGVTVLTYLATLLMQKYVILYGKRLFAAVVLSGVLIQATVIIVLQMEFPLLYANQTLGFIVPGLVGYQLVRQPKGATLLSVGTVTLATYVVLTAGILLGAMPSA; translated from the coding sequence TTGATCCCCTCCGTCCTCACCCCCGAGATCGCCGCGATCGGCATCGGCCTGGGCCTGATGTTCTCGCTCATGTGCTACCTGACGACCAACCTGTCGCCGGGCGGCATGATCACTCCGGGCTGGCTCGCGCTCACGCTCATCGAGGACCTCCAGCGGGCCGCGCTCGTCGTCGGCGTGACCGTGCTGACGTACCTCGCCACGCTGCTCATGCAGAAGTACGTGATCCTCTACGGCAAGCGGCTGTTCGCGGCCGTCGTGCTCAGCGGCGTGCTCATCCAGGCCACCGTGATCATCGTGCTGCAGATGGAGTTCCCGCTGCTGTACGCCAACCAGACGCTCGGCTTCATCGTGCCGGGCCTGGTCGGCTACCAGCTGGTCCGCCAGCCCAAGGGCGCGACCCTGCTGTCCGTCGGCACGGTCACCCTCGCCACCTACGTGGTGCTGACCGCCGGCATCCTGCTCGGCGCCATGCCGTCCGCCTGA